In Curtobacterium sp. MCPF17_002, one genomic interval encodes:
- a CDS encoding sugar ABC transporter permease — MTVDTSLGTTPATGSDTAAGTSPAGSGTPLPAGRRSTRRVADWRQRAEIAVLAGPAVIVFVTFVILPVGMAAYYGFFKWQGYGPPTDFVGLQNYVIIFQDKAFQSVLMHNGFIVVMSLVLQGPIAIVLALLLNQKMHGRGLIRVLVFVPYVISEVIIGTGWSLMLQSNGAVNDLLQGMGLGGLRADWLSNPDIAIWTLLVIISWKYIGFAVILFLAGLQSIPEELFEAAAIDGASYWQIQRRITLPLLGPTIRIWAFLSIIGSLQLFDLVYIIWGQYIASTAGTSTMATYMVANGRTSGNFGFGSAVAVVMFVISLAVALIYQRFVLRRDTAGALTERKN; from the coding sequence ATGACTGTCGACACCTCGCTCGGCACGACTCCGGCCACCGGGTCGGACACGGCCGCGGGGACGTCTCCGGCGGGGAGCGGTACGCCGCTCCCCGCCGGGCGGCGGTCCACGCGCCGCGTCGCGGACTGGCGGCAGCGCGCCGAGATCGCCGTCCTCGCCGGACCCGCGGTCATCGTCTTCGTGACGTTCGTGATCCTGCCCGTCGGCATGGCCGCCTACTACGGGTTCTTCAAGTGGCAGGGCTACGGCCCTCCGACCGACTTCGTCGGGCTGCAGAACTACGTCATCATCTTCCAGGACAAGGCGTTCCAGTCCGTCCTGATGCACAACGGGTTCATCGTCGTGATGTCCCTCGTGCTGCAGGGGCCGATCGCGATCGTGCTCGCGCTGCTCCTCAACCAGAAGATGCACGGCCGCGGCCTGATCCGCGTGCTCGTCTTCGTGCCCTACGTCATCTCCGAGGTCATCATCGGCACCGGCTGGAGCCTCATGCTCCAGTCCAACGGCGCCGTGAACGACCTCCTCCAGGGCATGGGGCTCGGGGGACTGCGCGCCGACTGGCTGTCCAACCCGGACATCGCCATCTGGACGCTGCTCGTGATCATCTCGTGGAAGTACATCGGCTTCGCGGTGATCCTGTTCCTCGCCGGCCTGCAGAGCATCCCCGAGGAGCTCTTCGAGGCCGCCGCGATCGACGGTGCGAGCTACTGGCAGATCCAGCGCCGCATCACGCTGCCGCTGCTCGGACCGACGATCCGCATCTGGGCGTTCCTGTCGATCATCGGGTCGCTCCAGCTGTTCGACCTCGTCTACATCATCTGGGGGCAGTACATCGCCTCGACCGCCGGCACCTCGACGATGGCGACGTACATGGTCGCGAACGGCCGGACCTCCGGCAACTTCGGCTTCGGCAGCGCCGTCGCGGTCGTGATGTTCGTCATCTCGCTCGCCGTCGCCCTGATCTACCAGCGCTTCGTGCTCCGCCGGGACACCGCGGGTGCACTCACCGAGAGGAAGAACTGA
- a CDS encoding carbohydrate ABC transporter permease, whose translation MATTSIVAPGRRGARERRSSAALGHANPLTYVVAILFVAANLAPVLYIVLGGFRTNSQITTSPAGLPAPFQFGNYGSVLSSGVFWQQLGNSTISAVSTTVGVVVLGLMVSFVLARYRFAGRGALYALFAAGLMFPITVAITPLYLLVKDLGLTNSLAGVILPQIAFALPTTVIILVPFLRAIPDELEEAASIDGASRLGFFFRMIVPLSLPGVVTVGILAFIASWNSYILPLFILNNEGSYTLPLGVQAFSSQYSVDTAKVLAFTSMSMIPALVFFTIFQRRIVGGLTGAVKG comes from the coding sequence ATGGCCACCACGAGCATCGTCGCCCCCGGGCGACGGGGCGCGCGTGAGCGCCGGTCCAGTGCGGCGCTGGGTCACGCCAACCCGCTCACCTACGTCGTGGCGATCCTGTTCGTCGCCGCGAACCTCGCCCCGGTGCTGTACATCGTGCTGGGCGGCTTCCGGACCAACTCGCAGATCACCACGAGCCCCGCCGGACTGCCCGCACCGTTCCAGTTCGGCAACTACGGCTCGGTGCTGTCCAGCGGTGTGTTCTGGCAGCAGCTCGGCAACTCGACGATCAGCGCCGTCAGCACCACCGTCGGCGTCGTCGTGCTCGGGCTGATGGTGAGCTTCGTGCTCGCCCGCTACCGGTTCGCCGGCCGCGGTGCGCTCTACGCCCTGTTCGCCGCCGGCCTGATGTTCCCGATCACCGTCGCGATCACCCCGCTGTACCTGCTCGTGAAGGACCTCGGTCTCACGAACAGCCTCGCCGGCGTGATCCTGCCGCAGATCGCCTTCGCCCTGCCGACGACCGTCATCATCCTGGTGCCGTTCCTGCGGGCGATCCCGGACGAGCTCGAGGAGGCGGCGTCGATCGACGGGGCAAGCCGGCTCGGCTTCTTCTTCCGGATGATCGTGCCGCTGTCGCTGCCCGGGGTCGTGACCGTCGGGATCCTGGCGTTCATCGCGAGCTGGAACAGCTACATCCTGCCGCTGTTCATCCTCAACAACGAGGGCAGCTACACGCTGCCGCTCGGCGTGCAGGCGTTCTCGTCGCAGTACTCCGTCGACACGGCGAAGGTCCTCGCGTTCACGTCGATGTCGATGATCCCCGCGCTCGTGTTCTTCACGATCTTCCAGCGCCGGATCGTCGGCGGCCTGACCGGGGCGGTGAAGGGGTGA